A window of the Nitrospirota bacterium genome harbors these coding sequences:
- a CDS encoding ABC transporter permease, which translates to MFNGFKGVLYRELSVFRTRAKKQILSSSLSPLLYLIAFGWSFGRGVSVDGLPYITFLIPGLITMSSLNQSYGIAQELNITRFYFHVFDEFLIAPISHTEIVLGEAAYGMFKGLLSTILIFVYAMLFGVKLIFNPIFFMAILLHTFLFAALGITIAMIVRDHGTQATVNTFVITPMIFLSGTFFPVDKLPYLFKMIVYALPLTYTTKVIRASLTGGEINPLFVFLIVMFAALFFYTALWAVRRVEA; encoded by the coding sequence ATGTTTAACGGGTTCAAAGGAGTTCTTTACAGGGAACTGAGCGTCTTCCGCACAAGGGCAAAGAAGCAGATACTATCCTCCTCCCTTTCACCGCTCCTGTATCTGATAGCCTTTGGCTGGAGTTTTGGCAGGGGGGTGAGTGTGGACGGGCTTCCCTATATCACCTTTCTTATCCCCGGACTGATAACCATGAGCAGTCTGAACCAGAGTTACGGAATTGCACAGGAGCTGAATATCACCCGGTTCTACTTCCATGTCTTTGACGAATTTCTTATAGCCCCCATATCTCACACGGAGATTGTGCTCGGAGAGGCAGCGTATGGAATGTTCAAGGGGCTGCTCAGCACCATACTTATCTTTGTCTATGCCATGCTTTTTGGGGTAAAGCTGATCTTTAACCCCATATTTTTCATGGCTATATTGCTGCACACCTTTCTCTTTGCAGCGCTGGGCATAACAATAGCAATGATTGTGCGCGACCATGGAACACAGGCAACGGTAAATACATTCGTGATAACCCCCATGATATTTCTGTCCGGAACCTTTTTCCCGGTGGACAAACTGCCGTATCTCTTCAAGATGATTGTCTATGCCCTGCCCCTTACATACACCACAAAGGTGATAAGGGCATCGCTGACAGGCGGGGAGATTAACCCCCTCTTTGTCTTCCTGATAGTGATGTTTGCAGCCCTCTTCTTTTATACGGCGCTGTGGGCAGTGCGGAGGGTGGAGGCATGA
- the accD gene encoding acetyl-CoA carboxylase, carboxyltransferase subunit beta yields MAWFKRTKEHKADRKVKIPEGLWVKCDNCKEIIYRKEVERNLKVCPKCNYHFRISAMERLKLLIDSGSFQEMDPDLASSDPLRFKDTIPYSERLVENRKKSGLSDAIISGEMQIKGTPVAIAIMDFSFMGGSMGSVVGEKVTRTAELALAKQIPLIVVSASGGARMQEGMFSLMQMAKVSAAIGRLKDRGVPYISVLTDPTFGGVSASFAMLGDIIIAEPRSLIGFAGPRVIEQTIKQQLPPDFQRAEFLLDHGLIDMIVSRKDLRETISRILKLLQ; encoded by the coding sequence ATGGCGTGGTTTAAAAGAACAAAAGAACATAAGGCGGACCGTAAGGTAAAGATTCCCGAAGGGCTCTGGGTAAAATGCGACAACTGCAAAGAGATTATATACCGCAAGGAGGTTGAAAGAAACCTCAAGGTGTGTCCCAAGTGCAACTACCATTTTCGTATAAGCGCAATGGAGCGGCTAAAACTCCTTATAGACAGCGGCTCTTTTCAGGAGATGGACCCTGACCTTGCTTCCTCAGACCCTCTGAGGTTTAAAGACACTATCCCCTATAGTGAAAGGCTGGTAGAAAACCGCAAAAAGAGCGGGCTTAGTGATGCAATTATCAGTGGAGAGATGCAGATAAAGGGGACCCCTGTTGCAATTGCCATTATGGACTTCTCGTTTATGGGTGGCAGTATGGGCTCGGTTGTTGGTGAAAAGGTGACAAGGACGGCAGAGCTTGCCCTTGCCAAACAGATACCCCTTATTGTTGTCTCTGCCTCAGGTGGTGCCAGGATGCAGGAAGGGATGTTTTCGTTAATGCAGATGGCAAAGGTCTCTGCAGCCATCGGCAGGCTTAAAGACAGGGGAGTGCCATACATATCGGTTCTCACAGACCCAACTTTTGGTGGTGTAAGCGCGAGTTTTGCAATGCTTGGAGATATAATTATCGCTGAACCGAGGAGCCTCATCGGTTTTGCCGGACCCAGGGTGATAGAGCAGACTATAAAGCAGCAGTTGCCGCCGGACTTTCAAAGGGCAGAGTTTCTCCTGGATCATGGCCTTATAGATATGATCGTCAGCAGGAAGGACTTGAGAGAGACTATTTCCAGGATTCTTAAGCTTCTGCAATGA
- a CDS encoding ATP-binding cassette domain-containing protein: MKNSAAGDKGRTVLSVEGLVKKYGKKKALQGVSFKIAGGDFLGLLGPNGAGKTTTIKILTGLTKLTEGEVYYYGKDFSSHPGEAKRFIGMVPQQSNLDRDLTAFQNLYLHAILHGIPKPLRIEKIDEALEFAGLKEYRDRQVKTFSGGMRRRLVIVRALLHEPRILFLDEPTVGLDPQIRRTLWELILKVNQVKGTAILLTTHYIEEAEKLCGRVLIINRGRIIAEGPPDDLKKDIGGYVLEIFLENRIEEKFFSTREEALESLKGCDHSCKVREVTLEDVFLKLTGRRINV; the protein is encoded by the coding sequence GTGAAAAATTCAGCAGCAGGTGATAAAGGCAGGACTGTACTGAGTGTAGAGGGACTTGTCAAAAAATACGGAAAGAAAAAAGCCCTCCAGGGTGTCAGTTTTAAGATAGCGGGGGGAGATTTTCTGGGCCTTCTTGGTCCAAACGGTGCGGGGAAAACCACCACCATCAAGATACTTACAGGGCTTACAAAGCTCACGGAAGGAGAAGTTTATTACTACGGCAAAGACTTTTCAAGTCATCCCGGAGAGGCCAAGAGGTTTATAGGGATGGTTCCGCAGCAGAGTAATCTGGACAGGGACCTAACGGCCTTTCAGAACCTCTACCTCCACGCCATCCTGCACGGTATCCCAAAACCCCTGCGCATTGAAAAGATTGATGAGGCACTTGAGTTTGCAGGCCTTAAGGAATACAGGGACCGTCAGGTCAAGACCTTCTCCGGCGGTATGCGCAGGAGGCTCGTTATTGTAAGGGCACTCCTTCATGAGCCCCGCATACTATTCCTTGACGAGCCCACCGTTGGTCTTGACCCGCAGATAAGGCGCACACTCTGGGAACTTATCCTGAAGGTGAATCAGGTAAAAGGGACAGCCATACTCCTTACCACTCATTACATCGAAGAGGCAGAAAAACTCTGCGGCAGGGTCCTGATTATAAACAGGGGCAGGATTATTGCCGAAGGCCCCCCTGATGACCTCAAGAAGGATATAGGCGGGTATGTGCTTGAGATATTCCTTGAGAACAGGATCGAGGAGAAGTTCTTCTCCACAAGGGAAGAGGCTTTGGAGAGCCTGAAAGGATGCGACCATTCCTGCAAGGTCAGGGAGGTAACACTTGAGGATGTCTTCCTGAAACTGACGGGAAGGAGGATAAATGTTTAA
- a CDS encoding sirohydrochlorin cobaltochelatase, which yields MSTRYTVLTVASVTIFMLFAFTGNVFAMLKTMTLKKDPAIVIATFGTTTRAQATYDFFDEQLKKELPAKYRNYEIRWAFTSEIVRERANKKFEKAGIKKRYRSLAQVVSDLEDEGYRKIVVQPLHIFPGIEYESVLGMVEGLREVFKDFNLRIKVGEPLLQYWWDLDEVADVLKADLLTPQEGCNVLASHGTGETAVGSNITYLGLERVLSLKYDNTFLGSVEGITSRESALAKAKACKAKKVKFIPFMYVAGDHIMNDIMGSEPEDDGELSWSLEMQKAGFRAEATTIVYKGKEYYKGLGFYPEVNRIYIKGIVRLLKKFEF from the coding sequence ATGAGTACCCGCTATACAGTGCTTACCGTAGCATCAGTGACAATATTTATGCTTTTTGCCTTTACCGGCAATGTCTTCGCCATGCTTAAAACCATGACGTTGAAGAAAGACCCGGCAATAGTCATTGCCACCTTTGGTACTACAACAAGGGCACAGGCAACCTATGACTTCTTTGACGAACAGCTGAAAAAGGAGCTGCCGGCAAAATACAGAAACTACGAGATACGCTGGGCATTCACTTCCGAGATAGTCCGTGAAAGGGCCAACAAGAAGTTCGAAAAGGCCGGGATTAAAAAGAGATACCGCAGCCTTGCCCAGGTAGTATCAGACCTCGAGGATGAGGGATACAGAAAGATAGTGGTGCAACCCCTGCATATCTTTCCCGGAATAGAGTATGAAAGCGTGCTCGGTATGGTTGAAGGGCTGCGGGAGGTTTTTAAGGATTTCAACCTGAGGATTAAGGTAGGAGAGCCGCTGCTTCAGTACTGGTGGGATCTGGACGAAGTGGCAGATGTACTAAAGGCTGACCTGCTCACGCCTCAGGAAGGCTGCAATGTCCTCGCCTCTCACGGAACAGGAGAGACTGCGGTCGGCAGTAACATCACCTACCTTGGCCTTGAGAGGGTGCTGTCCCTGAAGTACGATAATACCTTTCTGGGAAGTGTTGAGGGGATAACATCCAGGGAATCAGCCCTTGCAAAGGCAAAGGCCTGCAAGGCAAAAAAGGTGAAGTTCATTCCTTTCATGTACGTTGCCGGCGACCATATCATGAATGATATAATGGGCTCGGAACCCGAGGATGACGGAGAACTCTCATGGTCCCTCGAGATGCAAAAGGCGGGGTTCAGGGCAGAGGCAACAACTATTGTTTACAAGGGGAAGGAATACTATAAGGGACTCGGTTTCTACCCAGAGGTAAACAGGATATACATTAAAGGTATTGTCAGGTTGTTGAAGAAGTTTGAGTTCTAA
- a CDS encoding ABC transporter substrate-binding protein yields the protein MRRIQDSGFRLWFFCIVLIAVSTVALIKTPPAYAYGKIVVLYAAASPILKELGAGNRVVGITRTDKTFNDAVKLGSHLRPNIELINALRPDLIVAGSARAFPREMAERVKADVFYYDPRSLEEILVKITDLGRLLGKEAEAEVLVKRLQAKLSLVSALSKKPSVIYEISSKSLRVAGSMSIITSIIEAAGGVNAVKVEKKHVLLSPEKVLESNPDFYIYQVGPMNKNPEPPLKRPFFRSLRSKVVKVPELEFARPGINAFEAVIDLNKIFRGEYNE from the coding sequence ATGAGAAGAATTCAGGATTCAGGATTCAGACTGTGGTTTTTTTGTATTGTTTTAATTGCTGTATCAACAGTGGCCCTTATAAAAACACCCCCTGCATATGCATACGGGAAGATAGTGGTGCTTTATGCTGCTGCAAGCCCCATTCTTAAGGAGCTTGGGGCCGGGAACAGGGTGGTTGGCATTACCAGGACAGACAAGACCTTTAATGATGCCGTTAAACTTGGCTCACACCTGAGGCCGAACATTGAGCTGATAAATGCCCTCAGGCCCGACCTTATTGTGGCCGGCTCTGCAAGGGCCTTTCCCAGGGAGATGGCGGAGAGGGTTAAGGCAGATGTCTTTTACTACGACCCGAGAAGTCTTGAAGAGATTCTGGTGAAGATAACAGATCTCGGCAGACTCCTTGGAAAGGAAGCTGAGGCTGAGGTTCTTGTGAAGAGGTTGCAGGCGAAGCTCTCCTTGGTATCAGCCCTGTCAAAAAAACCCTCTGTGATATATGAAATCAGCTCAAAATCACTCAGGGTGGCTGGCAGCATGAGCATAATTACCTCTATCATAGAGGCGGCAGGGGGAGTTAATGCTGTAAAGGTTGAAAAAAAGCATGTACTCCTCTCCCCTGAAAAGGTGCTGGAATCAAACCCTGATTTCTACATCTATCAGGTGGGCCCCATGAACAAGAATCCGGAGCCCCCCCTGAAAAGGCCTTTTTTCAGGTCTCTTCGCAGTAAGGTAGTCAAGGTTCCGGAGCTTGAGTTTGCAAGGCCCGGCATCAATGCATTTGAGGCCGTGATAGACCTTAATAAAATTTTTCGTGGAGAATATAATGAGTAA
- a CDS encoding ABC transporter ATP-binding protein has product MIELEGIRARQGNFLLSAERVTLKEGDFVAVLGNNGSGKSTFLSVLAGLKKFEGKYMLEDREFQEIPTAERHGLISLLPQMTTLNMPFDVFYVVLTGRFIHTNGLSYTDADLEATEQAMTELDIMHLRERQFNELSGGEKQRVLLARTINKDSRVILLDEPLSGIDILHQHDSIKLLKELSRKKLIMVVIHDISLALREFDRFLFFTGGDLSYEARSHEIQEDRLSEIFGVRVKFLRHDKGIFVYTEGR; this is encoded by the coding sequence TTGATTGAACTTGAAGGGATAAGGGCAAGGCAGGGTAATTTTCTGCTCAGTGCGGAAAGGGTCACTCTAAAGGAGGGAGACTTTGTGGCCGTGCTTGGAAACAACGGAAGCGGCAAGTCAACCTTTCTCTCCGTGCTTGCAGGACTGAAGAAGTTTGAGGGTAAATACATGCTTGAAGACAGGGAGTTTCAGGAGATTCCAACAGCTGAAAGGCATGGCCTCATCAGCCTGCTGCCGCAGATGACCACCCTCAACATGCCCTTTGATGTCTTTTATGTAGTTCTTACAGGCAGGTTTATCCATACAAACGGTCTGAGCTATACAGATGCAGACCTTGAGGCAACCGAGCAGGCCATGACAGAGCTCGATATCATGCACCTGCGGGAGCGGCAGTTCAACGAGCTCTCAGGCGGTGAAAAACAGCGTGTGCTCCTTGCAAGGACCATTAACAAGGACTCCAGGGTCATACTGCTTGACGAGCCCCTGAGCGGGATAGACATCCTGCACCAGCACGACTCCATAAAACTCCTCAAGGAGCTGAGCAGGAAGAAACTCATTATGGTTGTAATCCATGATATATCCCTTGCACTCAGGGAGTTTGACAGGTTTCTCTTCTTTACAGGCGGAGACCTTTCCTATGAGGCAAGAAGTCACGAGATTCAGGAAGACAGGCTCTCCGAAATTTTTGGAGTGCGCGTCAAATTCTTAAGACATGATAAAGGTATATTCGTATACACGGAGGGAAGATGA
- a CDS encoding LbtU family siderophore porin, whose product MQNRSLSVCCVLICTFGLLTLLIASSPAYAGEAEALLNLLLRRGLITEQEYEELTAGRSEGMKEQKAVTDASAGTEMSDRVVIEGAIEGEYRWMKHREVTAGDSDSTSDLYLRTIELGIGVRLTDWIIASAVFNSEWIGDDINAGDEMLTVDEAVITLRKEDVPFYIVAGKRTQPFGLFESHLITDPMTQDGYETKRAGITAGYAGPAGVDLSLTVYKGEEQMHHLFESGLFDTEAVSRTDASDDVGSFIVSVSAEPVEEALTLFAGYLSEPGAERRNETLNLGFNLVLPFLENLRLDGEYMKAVKRERYTGADREFREGVLSLAAAYEFVLRKREVIGGGLFEERRAHIISEPLEVSLRYEYFDDDGFADSLKAWSVKNRYSAGARYSFYNDEASGLNAFLSVEYRHTGFRVDSPEDMKEANDEIYARMGVNF is encoded by the coding sequence ATGCAAAACAGGTCCCTCTCAGTCTGTTGTGTATTGATCTGCACATTCGGTTTACTCACATTACTCATCGCCTCTTCTCCTGCCTATGCAGGTGAGGCAGAGGCACTTTTAAACCTGTTGCTGAGGAGGGGGCTTATCACGGAACAGGAGTATGAGGAGCTTACTGCCGGAAGATCGGAGGGAATGAAGGAACAGAAGGCGGTGACTGACGCTTCTGCCGGGACTGAAATGTCTGACAGGGTTGTGATTGAAGGAGCCATAGAGGGTGAGTACCGCTGGATGAAGCACAGGGAAGTAACAGCAGGGGATAGTGATTCCACATCAGACCTCTATCTGAGGACGATAGAGCTCGGCATAGGGGTAAGACTGACTGACTGGATCATCGCCTCTGCCGTCTTTAATTCAGAGTGGATAGGAGATGACATTAACGCCGGAGATGAGATGTTGACAGTTGATGAGGCTGTCATTACTCTCCGGAAGGAAGATGTTCCCTTTTATATTGTTGCAGGTAAAAGGACACAGCCTTTTGGGCTGTTTGAGAGCCACCTTATCACAGACCCGATGACCCAGGACGGATATGAGACCAAGAGGGCAGGCATAACTGCCGGATATGCAGGCCCGGCAGGCGTTGATCTCTCCCTGACCGTCTACAAGGGTGAAGAACAGATGCATCATCTCTTTGAATCAGGTCTGTTTGATACCGAGGCTGTAAGCAGGACCGATGCCTCAGACGATGTCGGTTCATTCATTGTATCGGTTTCTGCAGAACCGGTTGAAGAAGCGCTGACACTCTTTGCAGGGTATCTCTCGGAGCCCGGTGCGGAAAGAAGGAACGAAACACTGAACCTGGGGTTCAACCTTGTATTGCCCTTCCTTGAAAACCTTAGGTTAGACGGGGAGTACATGAAGGCAGTAAAGAGGGAGAGATATACCGGAGCCGACAGGGAGTTTAGGGAAGGTGTGCTGTCTCTGGCAGCTGCCTACGAGTTTGTATTGAGGAAAAGGGAGGTAATAGGTGGTGGTTTGTTTGAAGAGAGAAGGGCTCATATCATCTCGGAACCCCTGGAGGTCTCGCTGAGGTATGAGTATTTTGATGATGACGGATTCGCAGACAGTCTGAAAGCATGGAGCGTTAAAAACCGTTACAGTGCCGGAGCAAGGTACAGTTTCTACAATGATGAGGCATCAGGACTGAATGCCTTTCTGTCTGTTGAGTACAGACATACCGGGTTTAGAGTTGACAGCCCGGAGGATATGAAAGAGGCCAATGATGAGATTTATGCAAGAATGGGCGTTAACTTTTAA
- the trpA gene encoding tryptophan synthase subunit alpha gives MGRIESLFDDLRQSGKKAFIPYIMTGDPSLKKTEELVLLLEECGADIIELGVPFSDPLADGPTIQMAAERAIKRGVTLRKVLGAVRRVRKRTSVPIVLMTYFNPVFKYGLESFIDDASASGVDGLIVPDLPPDEAKDLIRLARTRDISTIFLLAPTSTDERIRLVSRTSTGFIYYVSITGITGAGLTIDKAMRRMIKKIKSVSGKPVAVGFGVKRPEDAEAVAELADGVIIGSSIVKMINEDEKGLKNYLNSLRRAI, from the coding sequence ATGGGCAGGATAGAGAGTCTTTTTGATGATTTAAGGCAGAGTGGCAAAAAAGCATTTATCCCCTATATAATGACAGGGGATCCATCCCTGAAAAAGACGGAAGAACTCGTGCTTTTGCTTGAGGAGTGTGGTGCTGACATCATAGAGCTCGGCGTTCCATTTTCCGACCCTCTTGCAGACGGGCCCACCATACAGATGGCTGCGGAGCGGGCGATCAAGCGGGGGGTAACGCTCAGAAAGGTTCTCGGGGCTGTCAGGAGAGTCAGGAAAAGGACATCTGTACCCATAGTCCTTATGACTTATTTTAATCCTGTATTCAAATATGGACTTGAATCCTTTATAGATGATGCATCCGCCTCAGGAGTTGACGGGCTGATAGTGCCTGACCTGCCCCCTGATGAGGCCAAAGACCTCATCAGACTTGCACGGACCAGGGATATTTCAACCATATTCCTGCTTGCTCCAACCTCAACCGATGAAAGGATAAGGCTGGTCAGCCGTACATCAACCGGTTTTATATATTACGTCTCGATAACAGGGATTACAGGTGCCGGACTTACTATAGATAAAGCCATGAGAAGGATGATTAAAAAGATTAAATCCGTATCCGGAAAGCCTGTTGCCGTCGGCTTTGGGGTGAAGAGACCCGAGGATGCAGAGGCAGTTGCTGAGCTTGCGGATGGTGTAATTATCGGCAGCTCCATTGTAAAGATGATCAACGAAGATGAAAAGGGGCTGAAGAACTATCTTAATTCACTGAGAAGGGCGATATGA
- a CDS encoding precorrin-8X methylmutase produces MIENLTSKGLSIESDSFQVIQGLLKGRSFSAEELMVVMRVIHATGDPQYEELMEFHPGAIEAALKAIKEGRDILVDVKMVESGISRKILENFGGKTICMISDSDVIENAKAEDKTRAEAAMEKAVESERGIGIVAIGNAPTALMKIMEMVDSGLFKPDLVIGVPVGFIMAEESKSELMKKDYPFISCRGRKGGSSVAVAALNALLRIARSNTPA; encoded by the coding sequence ATGATCGAAAATCTCACTTCCAAAGGGCTTTCCATTGAATCGGACAGTTTTCAGGTAATACAGGGGCTTTTGAAAGGCAGAAGTTTTTCCGCAGAGGAACTCATGGTGGTTATGCGCGTTATCCATGCCACGGGAGACCCCCAGTATGAAGAACTGATGGAGTTTCATCCCGGCGCAATAGAGGCTGCTCTAAAGGCCATAAAAGAGGGCAGGGACATCCTTGTTGACGTTAAGATGGTGGAATCAGGAATCAGCAGGAAGATACTGGAGAATTTTGGGGGAAAGACCATCTGTATGATATCAGACAGTGATGTAATTGAGAATGCAAAGGCCGAGGACAAGACAAGGGCTGAGGCAGCAATGGAAAAGGCAGTGGAATCAGAACGCGGGATTGGAATTGTTGCCATTGGAAATGCACCAACAGCACTTATGAAGATAATGGAGATGGTTGACAGCGGTCTTTTCAAGCCTGACCTTGTAATAGGTGTACCTGTTGGCTTTATTATGGCGGAAGAGTCCAAGAGCGAACTTATGAAGAAGGATTATCCCTTTATCAGCTGCAGAGGCAGAAAGGGTGGAAGTTCAGTGGCTGTTGCGGCACTCAATGCCCTTTTGAGGATAGCCCGGAGTAATACGCCGGCTTAA
- a CDS encoding iron ABC transporter permease, whose amino-acid sequence MTNPKRINLAIAISVSLLAVITVLAVSKGAVEIDLLEMTGVDRDILFYVRIPRVLLAGLVGASLVLSGALFQYVMKNPLADSFTTGVSASSAMGAVVAIMLGFGAILPLFALAGGLTGLLAVYKISSVRGRVQPITMLLAGIVISTFASAVISLMKFLSDDAVSSIIFWLMGGFQSASMGKVMILAGVLLISFLVIRKDYLSLDIICFDDTTASSSGVNVARLRRKAFFIAALLTAFSVGYAGIIGFVGLVVPHVVRLLKYVKAAELIPLSLLFGALFMILNDLIARTVLSEGQELPVGIITSSIGGIFFLYLLIKRKKELFYFD is encoded by the coding sequence ATGACTAATCCGAAGAGAATAAATCTTGCCATAGCCATCAGTGTATCCCTGCTGGCGGTAATCACAGTACTTGCCGTCTCAAAAGGCGCTGTGGAGATAGACCTGCTGGAGATGACCGGCGTGGATAGGGACATACTCTTTTACGTAAGGATACCCCGCGTCCTGCTTGCAGGGCTTGTGGGTGCATCCCTGGTATTGAGTGGAGCCCTGTTTCAGTATGTTATGAAAAATCCGCTTGCCGATTCATTCACAACAGGGGTCTCTGCATCCTCTGCAATGGGTGCGGTTGTGGCGATCATGCTCGGGTTCGGCGCTATATTACCGCTGTTTGCCCTGGCGGGAGGTCTTACAGGACTGTTGGCGGTTTACAAGATATCATCTGTGAGGGGAAGGGTTCAACCCATTACAATGCTCCTTGCAGGCATAGTAATAAGCACCTTTGCCTCTGCCGTCATCAGTCTGATGAAGTTTCTGAGTGACGATGCAGTCAGTTCCATTATCTTCTGGCTTATGGGCGGGTTTCAGTCTGCCTCCATGGGCAAGGTGATGATACTTGCAGGAGTCCTTCTAATATCCTTTCTTGTAATCAGGAAGGACTACCTCAGCCTTGATATCATCTGCTTTGACGACACGACTGCATCCTCAAGCGGGGTGAATGTGGCGCGTCTGAGGCGGAAGGCTTTTTTTATTGCCGCCCTGCTTACTGCCTTCAGTGTCGGATATGCAGGAATTATAGGATTTGTAGGCCTTGTAGTGCCCCATGTTGTGAGGCTTCTGAAGTATGTAAAGGCAGCAGAGCTGATACCGTTGAGTCTCCTCTTCGGCGCACTGTTCATGATCCTGAACGACCTTATTGCAAGGACCGTTCTTTCCGAGGGTCAGGAGCTGCCTGTAGGGATAATCACTTCCTCAATAGGCGGTATCTTCTTCCTCTACCTCCTGATAAAGAGAAAGAAGGAGCTCTTCTACTTTGATTGA
- a CDS encoding precorrin-2 C(20)-methyltransferase, protein MSNTVYSIGLGPGNPELMTVKARRILEESDIVVVPQSDKTGRSVARDIILHYIDPSKILMYYFPMNNDREDLSKRYTELARKIKGLIEEGKVVSYVTMGDPTIFSTSNYITEKLRAVG, encoded by the coding sequence ATGAGTAATACCGTCTATTCGATCGGGCTTGGCCCGGGAAACCCCGAACTCATGACGGTCAAGGCAAGAAGGATACTTGAGGAGTCGGATATCGTGGTGGTACCCCAGTCCGACAAGACCGGAAGGAGCGTGGCAAGGGATATTATTCTCCATTACATAGACCCCTCAAAGATCCTGATGTATTACTTCCCGATGAATAATGACAGGGAGGACCTCTCGAAGAGGTATACCGAGCTGGCCCGGAAGATAAAGGGGCTGATAGAAGAGGGTAAAGTGGTATCATATGTGACAATGGGTGACCCGACCATATTCAGCACATCAAATTATATTACCGAAAAGCTGAGGGCGGTAGGA
- a CDS encoding PepSY-associated TM helix domain-containing protein: MPGLDSKTIRLMRKIHRWGGLLLAAFIIFYCITGILLNHREFFDYFVIRKKSEYKVPSSDIELMKSFVEFYKKQINRSDDPVVIRIRKGKTIEFLYGSHGKTTYIINPEEGTMEKIEKYPRQPLYWLNNLHKAFKTNMFWLLLSDLASLVILAVTVTGLVILRYRMVDYIMVFGGVLILIAGALLAQ; this comes from the coding sequence GTGCCCGGACTTGATTCAAAGACGATCCGGCTTATGCGCAAGATACACAGATGGGGCGGCCTGCTGTTGGCCGCCTTCATCATTTTCTACTGCATCACCGGAATATTGCTTAACCACAGGGAATTTTTTGACTATTTTGTCATCAGGAAAAAAAGCGAATATAAGGTTCCGTCCTCTGACATTGAATTGATGAAGTCGTTTGTGGAGTTTTACAAGAAGCAGATAAACAGGAGTGATGACCCGGTCGTGATAAGGATTCGCAAGGGAAAGACCATAGAGTTTCTCTATGGCTCCCACGGAAAGACGACATATATCATCAACCCTGAAGAAGGAACAATGGAGAAGATCGAAAAATATCCGCGGCAGCCCCTGTACTGGCTGAATAACCTCCACAAGGCTTTTAAGACCAACATGTTCTGGCTCCTGCTTTCCGATCTGGCCTCTCTGGTTATACTGGCAGTAACAGTAACGGGTCTGGTAATTCTGAGGTATCGTATGGTTGACTATATCATGGTATTTGGCGGGGTATTAATCCTGATAGCAGGAGCGTTGTTGGCACAGTGA